A genomic segment from Paramixta manurensis encodes:
- a CDS encoding MFS transporter translates to MSILSGDPVFPTPRAESMPVGSVSDVAHLINTRSKKNTYARMIVFLALGGVFLDAYDLTTLSYGIDDVVREFNLTPTITGLVTSSIMLGTILGNLIGGWLTDKYGRYSVFMADMLFFVVSAIVAGLAPNVWVLIGARFLMGIGVGIDLPVAMSYLAEFSKFTGKGNKAARLAAWCPMWYAASSVCFLIVFGLYFLLPQQHLAWLWRASLLFGAVPALLIIVVRSKFMNESPLWAANQGDLAGAVRILRDSYGINAHEAPAEGNPPPGKAPKVSFRILFQKPYRERTLVAGVMNLCISFEYTAIAFFLPSILAQFLGAGVFETISASLGLNALFAFTGGLLGMRLAWKYPSRHVAIAGFALQFIALISLALIGHPQALTGVVIAILMLGLWLFAEGFGPGAQLMIYPALSYPTSIRATGVGFSRSLSGIGSALALFILPILQAAWGTDMFWIVSISAIIPILFLLAVRYEPTHQDIDDLNDSRSTL, encoded by the coding sequence ATGAGTATATTATCCGGGGATCCTGTATTTCCCACACCGAGGGCGGAATCAATGCCGGTGGGGTCGGTTAGCGATGTTGCACACTTAATTAATACCCGCAGTAAGAAAAATACTTATGCGCGCATGATAGTGTTCCTTGCCCTCGGCGGGGTATTTCTTGATGCTTACGATCTCACCACGCTTTCCTACGGTATTGACGATGTGGTGCGTGAATTTAACCTTACGCCGACCATCACCGGTCTGGTTACCTCGTCAATTATGCTCGGTACTATTCTCGGTAATTTAATCGGTGGCTGGCTAACGGATAAATATGGCCGTTATTCGGTGTTTATGGCCGATATGCTGTTTTTTGTGGTTTCTGCCATTGTCGCCGGGCTGGCGCCCAATGTGTGGGTGTTGATTGGCGCGCGGTTTCTGATGGGGATCGGCGTGGGAATCGATCTACCGGTTGCGATGTCCTACCTTGCTGAGTTTTCAAAATTCACCGGTAAAGGTAACAAGGCCGCGCGCCTCGCCGCCTGGTGCCCGATGTGGTATGCCGCTTCTTCGGTATGTTTCTTGATCGTTTTTGGGCTTTATTTCCTGCTGCCGCAACAACATTTGGCCTGGTTGTGGCGCGCCTCTTTATTATTCGGTGCGGTGCCCGCGCTACTGATTATTGTGGTGCGCAGTAAGTTTATGAATGAGTCGCCATTATGGGCAGCCAATCAGGGCGATCTGGCCGGAGCCGTACGCATTTTACGCGACTCATACGGTATTAACGCGCATGAAGCACCTGCGGAAGGCAACCCACCGCCCGGTAAAGCCCCCAAAGTCAGTTTTCGTATTTTGTTCCAAAAACCGTACCGCGAACGCACCCTTGTCGCCGGGGTGATGAACCTGTGTATTTCATTTGAATATACCGCTATCGCTTTCTTTTTGCCGTCGATCCTTGCGCAGTTCCTTGGTGCCGGGGTGTTTGAAACCATCTCGGCATCGCTCGGCTTAAACGCGCTGTTTGCCTTTACCGGCGGCCTGCTCGGTATGCGCCTGGCATGGAAATATCCCTCTCGCCACGTGGCGATTGCCGGTTTCGCTCTGCAATTTATCGCCCTGATTTCGCTGGCCTTAATCGGCCACCCGCAGGCGCTAACCGGAGTGGTGATTGCCATTTTGATGTTGGGCTTGTGGTTATTTGCTGAAGGTTTTGGTCCCGGCGCACAGCTAATGATCTATCCGGCACTCTCTTATCCCACTTCAATTCGCGCCACCGGCGTTGGTTTTAGCCGCTCGTTATCCGGCATTGGTAGCGCGTTAGCACTGTTTATTTTACCGATTCTGCAGGCGGCATGGGGCACCGATATGTTCTGGATTGTGTCGATTAGCGCAATTATCCCGATCCTTTTCCTGCTGGCAGTACGTTATGAACCCACGCATCAGGATATTGACGACCTTAACGATTCACGGAGCACTTTATGA
- a CDS encoding YPO3983 family protein, which yields MAALRFPCTIFKTQKWMDDYGAKDMRCGDLTETELKRRYHLVDVSTRVDPYSLTKITPFRQPQSMFYGARGEGEKMTRRECARVLFDEFRHLSQSFTLYGPYKFLIEKMITHMQNSNGTAFRDMALDRALKEHIVRDSTKNSTRLLLKDSFDRNIDWVNNIYPAEKKGQLRDAILSGRLPKFDRLKDHFNGMGITVHDIWSMHITIKSLHIADNRYRAVIHYKVQDHFGLDSDDISNFKFYQFRFFRIWFVLQRYNQFGFKPFMVNMDVSIEITGERNENKK from the coding sequence ATGGCTGCGTTACGTTTCCCCTGTACGATATTCAAAACGCAAAAGTGGATGGATGATTACGGCGCTAAAGATATGCGCTGCGGCGATTTAACCGAAACAGAGTTAAAAAGGCGTTATCATCTGGTGGATGTTTCTACCAGAGTAGATCCTTATTCATTGACGAAAATCACCCCATTTAGGCAGCCTCAATCAATGTTTTATGGCGCACGTGGCGAGGGTGAAAAAATGACCCGGCGGGAGTGTGCCAGAGTTCTCTTTGATGAATTTCGTCACCTCTCGCAATCGTTCACCCTGTATGGCCCATACAAGTTTCTGATCGAAAAGATGATTACCCACATGCAGAACAGTAATGGTACCGCTTTTCGAGATATGGCGCTGGATAGGGCTTTGAAGGAGCATATTGTTAGAGATAGTACTAAAAACAGTACTCGGCTTTTACTAAAGGATAGCTTTGACAGAAACATTGACTGGGTAAATAATATCTATCCAGCCGAGAAAAAAGGCCAGTTAAGAGATGCGATACTTAGTGGTAGGCTACCGAAATTTGACAGATTAAAAGATCATTTTAACGGAATGGGGATCACCGTTCATGATATATGGTCCATGCATATCACCATAAAGTCACTGCATATTGCAGATAATCGCTACCGTGCTGTCATTCATTACAAGGTTCAGGATCACTTTGGGTTGGACAGTGATGATATTTCGAATTTTAAATTCTATCAGTTCCGTTTTTTTCGTATCTGGTTTGTACTACAGCGTTATAATCAGTTTGGTTTTAAACCTTTTATGGTCAATATGGACGTTAGTATAGAAATTACCGGAGAGCGCAATGAAAATAAAAAGTAA
- a CDS encoding EAL domain-containing protein — MTSRPAGEALPLAPVTDEYRLTAKRSLLWRLIVPAFVAVGLLVCATAFFVPRAVVSDAIDHAVDKSVLTANEMKTLRAFYSDNVAARALKDNIPVSANYHQQPGAIPVPTTFILDVTKAISNENQQVALVSPYPWPMRHTRRLDNYQQQAWDYLTQHPNGRFIQRQKVDGREWLHVAIADRMEQSCVDCHNHSPQSPKRDWKLGDVRGIIEVSTPLTAIHTSAVLLSSKLTAGTVAAGLLLLVLLLLLGANLARPLQTLILTMNRIGKGTKSVAIPHLQRSDELGALARALALLQQQISERAQAEARISHLAHHDVLTGLLNRHTFEQLLNKHLQASPPSALLLINLDRFKTVNDTLGHPIGDALLIAVADRLQKLTQSGDLLGRLGADEFALLLPVDDGSDAATPFAAQIIKSLAQPWLIDGHSLDMEASIGIALAPGDGDSAEMLIKNADMALYRAKNEGKGLYRFFETAADTRMQARRALEIDLRGALSRQEFEVYYQPLMKLDTQRLCGCEALIRWRHPERGMISPAEFIPLAEEIGVITAIGRWVLETACQEARNWPVAMSVSVNLSPHQFHSETLVDDVQHALKISGLAGHRLDLEITEGAMMNDTNANLDTLHRLRALGIRISMDDFGTGYSSLSYLQKFPFDKIKIDQSFIRDMDHTRESMAIIRAIAGLGASLGMIITAEGIETAGQLRKVQAEGCDEIQGYYLSRPLPADKLGELLALFVAGRHPLQQGSVS; from the coding sequence ATGACAAGCAGGCCAGCGGGCGAGGCGTTGCCACTCGCGCCGGTTACGGATGAGTACCGCCTGACGGCGAAACGCTCCCTGCTGTGGCGGCTGATCGTTCCGGCTTTTGTTGCCGTTGGGTTGCTGGTCTGCGCGACGGCCTTTTTTGTTCCGCGCGCTGTGGTTAGCGATGCCATTGACCACGCGGTGGATAAAAGTGTGCTGACGGCAAATGAAATGAAAACGTTGCGGGCGTTTTACTCCGATAATGTCGCGGCGCGTGCGCTGAAGGACAACATTCCGGTCAGCGCCAATTATCATCAGCAGCCGGGGGCGATCCCGGTTCCCACGACGTTTATTTTGGATGTCACCAAAGCCATCAGTAATGAAAATCAGCAGGTGGCGCTGGTTAGCCCCTATCCGTGGCCAATGCGCCACACGCGTCGCCTCGATAACTATCAGCAACAGGCGTGGGATTATCTTACTCAGCATCCGAATGGCCGATTTATTCAGCGGCAAAAAGTGGACGGGCGCGAATGGTTGCATGTCGCAATTGCCGATCGCATGGAGCAGAGTTGCGTCGATTGTCATAACCACAGTCCGCAGTCGCCAAAGCGTGACTGGAAGCTGGGTGATGTCCGCGGCATTATTGAAGTTAGTACGCCACTCACCGCTATTCATACGTCAGCCGTGTTGTTGTCATCCAAACTCACCGCCGGAACCGTCGCTGCCGGTCTGTTGTTGCTGGTTCTGCTCCTGCTACTGGGCGCTAACCTGGCCCGGCCGCTGCAAACCCTGATCCTCACCATGAACCGCATCGGCAAAGGTACTAAATCGGTTGCCATTCCCCATTTACAACGTTCCGATGAGTTGGGTGCGTTAGCCCGGGCGCTGGCGCTACTTCAGCAACAGATTAGCGAGCGTGCGCAAGCCGAAGCGCGGATTAGTCATCTGGCGCATCACGATGTTCTGACCGGGCTGCTCAATCGCCATACCTTCGAGCAGTTATTAAATAAACATCTGCAAGCATCGCCGCCTAGCGCGCTGCTGCTGATCAATCTGGATCGTTTCAAAACCGTCAATGACACGCTCGGTCACCCGATCGGCGATGCACTATTGATTGCCGTTGCAGATCGGTTGCAAAAGCTCACGCAAAGCGGGGATTTGCTTGGGCGGCTGGGCGCCGATGAGTTCGCCTTACTGCTGCCGGTAGATGACGGTTCCGATGCGGCAACGCCGTTTGCGGCACAAATTATTAAATCCCTGGCGCAGCCGTGGTTAATTGACGGGCACAGCCTGGATATGGAAGCCAGCATTGGTATTGCGTTGGCGCCCGGCGATGGTGACAGCGCGGAAATGTTGATTAAAAACGCCGACATGGCGCTTTATCGGGCCAAGAATGAAGGGAAAGGGCTGTACCGTTTCTTTGAAACCGCTGCCGATACCCGCATGCAGGCGCGCCGGGCGCTGGAAATTGATCTCCGTGGCGCGCTCTCCCGTCAGGAGTTTGAAGTTTATTACCAGCCACTGATGAAGCTTGATACACAGCGGCTCTGTGGCTGCGAGGCCTTGATCCGTTGGCGTCACCCCGAGCGGGGGATGATCTCGCCGGCGGAGTTTATTCCGCTGGCGGAAGAGATTGGCGTGATCACCGCCATCGGGCGCTGGGTGTTGGAAACCGCCTGTCAGGAGGCGCGTAACTGGCCAGTGGCGATGAGCGTTTCGGTTAACCTTTCGCCGCATCAGTTTCACAGTGAAACGCTGGTGGATGATGTTCAACATGCGCTGAAGATTTCTGGCCTTGCCGGACATCGCCTCGACCTGGAAATTACCGAGGGAGCCATGATGAATGACACCAATGCGAATCTTGATACCTTACATCGGTTACGCGCGTTAGGCATTCGAATTTCAATGGATGATTTCGGCACCGGTTACTCTTCTCTCAGCTATCTACAAAAATTCCCGTTCGATAAAATTAAGATCGATCAGTCGTTTATCCGTGATATGGACCATACCCGCGAGTCAATGGCGATCATTCGGGCGATAGCCGGTTTAGGTGCGAGCCTCGGTATGATAATCACCGCCGAGGGCATTGAAACCGCCGGGCAACTGCGCAAGGTACAGGCCGAAGGCTGCGATGAAATTCAGGGGTATTATTTAAGTCGCCCATTACCGGCCGATAAATTAGGGGAGTTATTGGCACTCTTTGTGGCTGGCAGGCATCCGCTACAGCAGGGGAGCGTTTCCTAA
- a CDS encoding aliphatic sulfonate ABC transporter substrate-binding protein translates to MKQHRRQNAFVTAILLAGLSGSAWAAELPKKITIGYQKANIFALLKYRGTLEADFKRQGIDVSWVEFPAGPQMLEGLNVGSIDLAATGDVPPAFAQAAQADLVYLAHSPANPQTEAIVVPKDSPIKTVADLKGKRVGLNKGSDVNYLLVTALEQAGLKYSSITPVYLPPSDARAAFQRGAIDAWVIWDPYLAEVETNEGARQIKNAEGLVPHYTFYLASRKFADGYPATAKKVVDELSSLSDWANKHPDDAAKILSTSTGLPQPIWAKTLARQPYGAARMTPAIFSQQQTLADTFTRIGMLPVKVDVNTAKWKADK, encoded by the coding sequence ATGAAACAGCATAGACGACAGAACGCCTTCGTTACGGCAATTTTGTTAGCCGGACTTAGCGGTTCGGCATGGGCAGCAGAGCTGCCGAAAAAAATTACCATTGGCTATCAAAAAGCGAATATTTTCGCCCTGTTGAAATACCGCGGGACGCTGGAGGCAGATTTCAAACGTCAGGGGATTGATGTCAGTTGGGTCGAGTTTCCCGCCGGGCCGCAAATGCTGGAGGGGTTAAATGTTGGCAGTATTGACCTCGCCGCAACCGGCGATGTGCCGCCCGCTTTTGCGCAAGCGGCCCAGGCCGATCTGGTCTATCTGGCGCACTCACCTGCGAACCCGCAGACCGAAGCGATTGTGGTGCCAAAAGATTCCCCGATAAAAACCGTTGCCGATCTGAAAGGAAAGCGCGTGGGGCTGAACAAGGGCTCTGACGTTAACTACCTGTTGGTCACCGCGCTGGAACAGGCCGGGTTGAAATACTCCTCGATTACCCCGGTCTACTTACCACCGAGCGATGCCCGCGCCGCTTTTCAGCGTGGCGCGATTGATGCGTGGGTGATTTGGGATCCGTACCTCGCAGAGGTTGAGACGAATGAAGGCGCGCGGCAGATTAAAAATGCTGAAGGTCTGGTGCCGCACTACACCTTCTATCTCGCCAGCCGGAAGTTTGCTGATGGCTACCCGGCTACGGCGAAAAAAGTGGTGGATGAACTTTCCTCACTCAGTGACTGGGCCAATAAACATCCGGATGATGCGGCAAAAATTTTATCGACCTCAACCGGCTTGCCACAGCCTATTTGGGCAAAAACCCTGGCGCGCCAGCCCTACGGCGCCGCGCGGATGACGCCAGCGATTTTTAGTCAGCAACAAACGCTGGCCGATACGTTTACCCGCATTGGTATGTTGCCGGTGAAGGTCGATGTCAATACGGCGAAGTGGAAAGCAGATAAATAA
- a CDS encoding DUF943 family protein, which yields MKIKSKIMRYIFTLVGCVLLGYLLWLSLRPVEIIAVHQRNNYSDVLVKNFPLTDKGRIEWWLKNKDRLNHRYDIPKPASYGDFTINFWLFGKGYQKEGKDDRLCFSDIKTEANCIDKNLLFAINKSQNFGVRFISYDGDDYQLGKNGEIIKINRK from the coding sequence ATGAAAATAAAAAGTAAGATAATGCGTTATATATTCACTTTAGTAGGCTGTGTATTACTCGGCTACTTACTCTGGTTATCACTGCGCCCGGTTGAGATTATCGCGGTTCATCAGCGGAATAATTACAGTGATGTTCTGGTAAAAAATTTCCCGCTAACCGATAAAGGAAGAATAGAGTGGTGGCTGAAAAATAAGGATAGATTAAACCATCGTTATGATATTCCAAAGCCCGCATCCTATGGAGACTTTACTATTAATTTCTGGCTGTTTGGTAAGGGATATCAGAAAGAGGGAAAGGATGACAGACTCTGTTTCAGTGATATAAAAACAGAGGCTAATTGTATTGATAAAAATCTACTATTTGCTATAAATAAAAGTCAGAATTTTGGAGTCCGGTTTATTTCGTATGATGGTGATGATTACCAATTAGGAAAAAACGGCGAAATAATTAAAATTAATCGAAAATAA
- a CDS encoding acyl-CoA dehydrogenase family protein, with the protein MTTTFFSTGTDYATLIARFRPVFARIAEGAREREQQRILPLELIRWLKEAGFAALRVPKEKGGDGVSLPQLFQLLIELAEADSNLPQALRAHVAFVEDRLNAPEGPERDRWFRRFLDGEIVGSGWTEVGEVKLGKLNTRVTADGNAWRLEGEKFYSTGALFADWIDVLAERSDGGGTVIALVSTRQPEVERLDDWDGFGQRLTGSGTTRFYQARVEGEHLYDFANRFRYQTAFYQHVLLATLAGIGRAVVRDVTDSVRKRKRVYSHGNAGQVKNDAQVLQVVGNIASQVWATEATVLRAAQSLQVAYETHLSDDEVRLREVNILAEVEAAKAQTIASELVPRAATELFNALGASDTRLSKALDRHWRNARTVASHNPVIYKTRNVGDWLVNGTEPTFIWQIGQGE; encoded by the coding sequence ATGACTACGACATTTTTCTCGACCGGCACGGATTACGCTACCTTAATTGCGCGTTTCCGCCCGGTATTCGCCCGTATCGCCGAAGGTGCGCGTGAGCGCGAGCAACAACGCATTCTGCCGCTGGAGCTAATTCGTTGGCTAAAAGAGGCGGGCTTCGCCGCGCTACGTGTGCCGAAAGAGAAGGGTGGCGATGGCGTATCGTTACCTCAATTGTTCCAGTTATTAATTGAGTTGGCGGAGGCTGATTCCAATCTGCCGCAGGCGCTACGCGCGCATGTGGCCTTTGTTGAAGACCGACTTAACGCGCCGGAGGGGCCGGAGCGCGACCGCTGGTTTCGCCGTTTTCTGGACGGTGAAATTGTTGGTAGCGGCTGGACGGAGGTTGGCGAGGTGAAGCTCGGCAAGCTGAACACCCGTGTAACCGCAGATGGCAACGCCTGGCGGCTGGAGGGGGAGAAATTTTATAGTACCGGCGCGCTGTTTGCCGACTGGATTGACGTGCTGGCTGAGCGCAGTGATGGCGGCGGCACGGTGATTGCGCTGGTGAGTACCCGTCAACCGGAGGTGGAACGTCTGGATGATTGGGATGGCTTCGGGCAACGTCTGACCGGTAGCGGTACCACCCGTTTCTACCAGGCGCGGGTTGAAGGTGAACATCTGTATGATTTCGCCAACCGTTTTCGCTATCAGACGGCTTTTTATCAGCATGTCTTATTAGCGACTCTTGCCGGGATAGGGCGGGCGGTGGTCCGCGATGTTACTGACAGCGTGCGCAAACGTAAGCGGGTATACAGCCATGGTAACGCCGGGCAGGTGAAAAACGATGCGCAGGTGCTGCAAGTGGTGGGCAATATCGCCAGCCAAGTCTGGGCGACCGAGGCGACGGTATTGCGGGCAGCGCAGTCATTACAAGTGGCCTATGAAACGCACCTGAGCGACGATGAAGTACGGCTGCGTGAGGTAAATATTCTCGCTGAAGTTGAGGCGGCAAAAGCCCAGACCATTGCCAGTGAACTGGTGCCACGTGCGGCGACGGAGTTGTTTAACGCGCTTGGCGCATCGGATACGCGTCTTAGCAAAGCGCTGGATCGCCACTGGCGTAACGCGCGTACCGTGGCTTCGCATAACCCGGTAATTTATAAAACGCGCAACGTAGGGGATTGGTTAGTGAATGGTACCGAGCCCACGTTTATTTGGCAGATTGGGCAGGGGGAATAA
- the pqqU gene encoding TonB-dependent receptor PqqU — protein MKVISIKHTAPLLILSALLPWSASAAQNTDASDSAQTMVVTASSDGLSELDTPAAVSVDNGDDIRQATPRINLSESLGNVPGLQIQNRQNYAQDLQLSVRGFGSRSMYGVRGVRIYVDGIPATMPDGQGQTSNIDLNSVDRVEVLRGPFSALYGNASGGVVNVETVTGSQPTTVEASSYYGSYGSWRYGLKATGAVGDGSQAGDVNYAVSTTRFTTHGYRDRSSAQKNLANAKLGVRINDVSTLTLLFNSVDIDAQDPGGLTDEEWHSNPTQSPRAEQFNTRKTTRQTQAGLRYQRQMGENDDLSVMMYAGERETVQYQSIPVFVQQRSPQHPGGVIDLTRHYQGIDTRWTHRDSLAGVPVTLTGGLDYETLSEQRKGYENFVIENGETQLGTKGALRRNERNLMWNVDPYLQTSWQLTSKLRFDAGVRFSTVNFDSNDHFITAGNGDDSGDARYHRWLPAASLNYALTNAWNLYLSAGRGFETPTINELSYRSDNRSGLNFDLKPSTSDTIEVGSKTRVGNGLITAALFQTDTKNELVVDESLNGRTSYKNAGQTRRRGAELSLDQQFGENWRLRMAWTLLDATYRNPVCGDAACSEDATISRGSRLPGIACNMGYASLGWVPEEGWYAGAEIRYMSDIQANDQNSAQAPAYSVTALNSGYKFRHENWLLDVFGRVDNLFDRHYVGSVIVNEGNGRYFEPAPGRNYGVGVSISYAFE, from the coding sequence ATGAAGGTTATCAGCATAAAACACACCGCACCTTTGCTTATCTTATCGGCATTATTGCCATGGAGCGCCTCGGCGGCGCAGAATACTGACGCCAGCGATAGCGCGCAAACCATGGTGGTGACCGCCTCCTCTGACGGGCTCTCCGAACTGGACACGCCAGCGGCGGTTAGCGTGGATAACGGCGATGATATACGGCAAGCCACGCCGCGCATAAATCTCTCAGAAAGCTTGGGTAACGTGCCGGGGTTACAAATTCAAAACCGCCAAAACTATGCGCAAGACCTACAGTTGTCGGTGCGCGGTTTTGGTTCGCGCTCAATGTATGGCGTGCGGGGCGTGCGAATTTATGTTGATGGCATTCCGGCGACGATGCCAGACGGTCAGGGGCAAACCTCGAATATCGATCTGAACTCGGTGGATCGAGTGGAAGTATTACGCGGCCCCTTTTCCGCACTCTACGGCAATGCCTCTGGCGGGGTGGTGAACGTTGAAACGGTCACCGGCTCACAGCCCACTACCGTTGAAGCCAGCAGCTATTACGGCAGTTACGGTAGCTGGCGTTACGGTTTGAAAGCGACCGGCGCCGTCGGTGATGGCAGCCAGGCTGGCGATGTAAATTACGCCGTCTCGACGACGCGTTTTACCACCCATGGCTATCGCGACCGCAGCAGCGCACAAAAAAACCTCGCCAATGCCAAACTCGGCGTACGGATTAATGATGTCAGCACCCTCACCTTGCTGTTCAATAGCGTCGATATTGATGCGCAAGATCCCGGTGGGTTGACCGATGAAGAGTGGCACAGTAACCCGACGCAATCGCCGCGCGCAGAACAATTTAATACCCGTAAAACCACCCGACAAACGCAGGCCGGTCTGCGCTATCAACGGCAGATGGGCGAAAATGATGACCTCAGCGTCATGATGTATGCCGGGGAGCGCGAGACGGTGCAATATCAGTCTATCCCGGTGTTTGTTCAGCAACGGAGCCCACAGCACCCTGGCGGAGTCATCGATCTTACGCGCCACTATCAGGGGATTGATACACGCTGGACTCACCGCGATAGCCTGGCAGGCGTGCCGGTCACCTTAACCGGTGGCCTTGATTACGAAACGCTGTCCGAACAGCGCAAAGGGTATGAGAACTTCGTCATTGAAAATGGCGAAACCCAGCTTGGTACCAAAGGCGCTTTGCGCCGTAATGAACGCAATTTGATGTGGAATGTCGATCCCTATCTGCAAACCTCATGGCAGCTCACGTCAAAACTGCGTTTTGATGCCGGCGTGCGTTTTAGTACCGTGAATTTCGATTCTAACGATCACTTTATTACCGCCGGTAACGGCGATGATAGCGGTGATGCGCGTTATCACCGTTGGTTACCGGCCGCCTCGCTCAACTATGCATTAACCAATGCCTGGAATCTGTATCTCTCCGCCGGACGTGGCTTTGAAACGCCAACCATTAATGAGCTGTCTTATCGCTCGGATAACCGTAGCGGGCTTAACTTCGATCTTAAACCTTCCACTAGCGATACGATTGAAGTCGGCAGCAAAACCCGAGTCGGCAACGGTTTGATTACCGCTGCCTTGTTCCAGACCGACACCAAAAACGAGTTAGTGGTGGATGAGAGCCTGAACGGACGTACCAGCTATAAAAATGCCGGACAAACCCGTCGGCGCGGCGCGGAGTTATCGCTAGACCAGCAATTTGGTGAGAACTGGCGGCTGCGTATGGCCTGGACGTTGCTTGATGCGACATATCGCAACCCGGTATGCGGTGACGCGGCTTGTTCAGAAGATGCCACTATTTCACGCGGTAGCCGCCTGCCCGGTATTGCATGCAATATGGGGTATGCGTCGCTCGGTTGGGTTCCGGAGGAAGGATGGTACGCCGGGGCGGAAATTCGCTATATGAGCGATATTCAGGCTAATGATCAAAATAGTGCGCAAGCACCGGCCTATAGCGTGACGGCATTAAATAGCGGTTATAAATTCCGTCATGAAAACTGGCTACTGGATGTGTTTGGGCGCGTCGATAATCTGTTTGACCGCCACTATGTTGGCTCAGTGATTGTTAATGAAGGCAACGGACGCTATTTCGAACCGGCGCCCGGCCGCAATTATGGTGTGGGCGTCTCCATCAGCTACGCCTTTGAATAA
- a CDS encoding AbrB family transcriptional regulator translates to MTGHPREEEEISAVTMPLRWVGLIALSILFIAALESLHLPAALLLGPMAAAVVFAASDRMLAIPRPLFWLAQGVVGAMIARAIPASIFIEITKQWPIFVGCVLSVIAASTLLGWLLTRWQVFPGSTAIWGSSPGAATAMTLMAESFGADVRLVAFMQYLRVVIVAVVATLVTRLWVSPGGTHAPALVLFAPVAWGGLAVTLIMIAASVAVARWLRIPAGPLLVSLIVAAILQDTHSLTIELPQLLLMCAYALVGWTIGLRFNRAILRYAAKATPRILLSILSLVGLCGLFAVVLVRVAGIDPLTAYLATSPGGADSVAIIAASSNVDMPFVMAMQTGRFILVLLIGPALSRFMARKFAPDSAPKTAR, encoded by the coding sequence ATGACCGGTCATCCCCGGGAAGAAGAGGAAATCTCCGCTGTCACCATGCCGTTGCGGTGGGTTGGGTTGATCGCGCTTTCAATCCTATTTATCGCCGCGCTGGAAAGTTTGCATTTACCGGCCGCGCTGTTACTGGGGCCGATGGCGGCAGCGGTCGTGTTTGCCGCCAGCGATCGTATGTTAGCAATACCCCGGCCACTGTTCTGGCTCGCTCAAGGCGTGGTTGGGGCGATGATCGCCCGCGCGATCCCGGCCTCTATTTTTATTGAAATCACCAAGCAGTGGCCGATATTTGTCGGCTGCGTATTGTCAGTGATCGCTGCCAGTACATTGTTAGGTTGGTTGCTCACACGTTGGCAGGTGTTCCCCGGCTCGACGGCGATTTGGGGTTCATCGCCGGGCGCCGCAACCGCCATGACGCTGATGGCCGAGAGTTTTGGCGCGGATGTCCGCTTAGTGGCATTTATGCAGTATCTGCGCGTGGTGATTGTTGCGGTAGTCGCCACTCTGGTTACCCGGCTTTGGGTTTCACCGGGCGGCACCCATGCGCCAGCACTGGTGCTATTCGCGCCGGTTGCCTGGGGAGGGCTTGCCGTCACTCTAATTATGATTGCGGCCAGCGTAGCGGTGGCGCGTTGGTTACGCATCCCGGCCGGGCCGTTACTGGTTAGCCTAATTGTCGCGGCAATCTTGCAAGACACCCACAGCCTGACGATCGAACTTCCACAGCTGTTACTGATGTGCGCTTATGCGCTGGTTGGCTGGACGATTGGCCTACGCTTCAACCGCGCGATCTTACGTTATGCGGCAAAAGCCACGCCGCGCATTTTGTTGTCGATTCTGAGTTTAGTGGGGCTGTGCGGGCTGTTCGCCGTGGTATTGGTACGGGTTGCCGGTATCGATCCGCTCACCGCTTATTTAGCAACCAGCCCCGGCGGCGCGGATTCAGTGGCCATTATTGCCGCCTCCAGCAACGTGGACATGCCTTTTGTGATGGCAATGCAGACCGGACGCTTTATTTTGGTATTGTTGATTGGCCCTGCGCTGTCGCGTTTTATGGCGCGAAAATTCGCGCCCGACAGCGCACCAAAAACCGCCCGGTAA